In the genome of Vibrio ziniensis, the window CTACAGACGAAAGCTGTGCCCAAAGCCAGCGCCATGGCAATTAACCGCATCGCCACAAGGGCGGTGGTTCATTCAATTAAAGATGCTGCGAAAGCGGTCAAAGTGAAGCAAAAGGTTCTTAGACCAAGGGCCACCATCAATAAAGCTAGTGCCGCGAGACCCGTTGCCTATGTTCGTGTTCGTCGCAATGAGTTACCCGCGATATCTATTGATACCGCTCGAACTCAGGTGAAGCGGAAGAAAGGAAAGATGCAGATCAGTCGATCTGTGCGAGGCGAAGGTGGGCGTTATGTGAAGCGTGAGTTGTCGGGTAACACCTCGATTGTTGTTGGAAGGCATAAGTTTAAAGACGCTTTCATACAGCAATTAAAAAATGGACGTTGGCACATCATGCAGCGCACCAGTGATAGGCGTTATCCAATAGAAGTGTGCAAGGTTCCCGTATCCAATGAAATCACCACGGCTTTTGAACGCAATAGCTCTCGGTTAATGAAAACGGATATGCCAAAGGAGCTGGTTAGTGCAATGCAACAACAAGTGCGATTGGTGATTAGGAGAGACGTAGCTCGTGGAAATTAACGACTTAATTCGAAAACAAGTGATTGCAGATTTAACGGCAGCGCTCAATCCGGAAGAGGGTGAACCGACCATAGTGACGTTTTTCAACGGTCTGCCTTCTTATATTGAAGTACCACAAGATCCATTGGATGACGATGTTGGCGATCTGCCTGCCATTGCGGTGGCTCTGGCCGATGGTCAGATGATTGAGGCTGACATGTCAGAGAACACCTGGTCAGCCACATTGATAGTTCGCATTTACTTATTGGCTAACACCCATGTGGATGCCGAACTGGATGAGATTGGTAAAAAAGTCTTATCCACCATTGGGGCGCACTATTCCGGCAACGGCTTGCTCGATACCTGTAATCGCAGTGGTTTCGAATATGGTCGTGATGACGAGCAGCCATGGGGCATGCTCGACCTATTGTTTAAAATTGAATACATCGAAGAGGTTTAACTATGGCTGAAGAAACAACCAAGTCCATTAAAGGCGCAGGTACCAGCTTCTGGCGTTTGAAAGCGGGTACGGATGAAGCCACGCTGACCTATGCCGACTATCTGGCTGATACCAAATGGGACAGGCTTGCTAACGTGAAAGAAATCACGCCTGGTGAAATCACGGTTGAAGACGAAGATGACACCTATTTGGACGATGCCGAAGCGGCTTGGACGAAAACGACACCCGGGCAAAAAAGTGCGGGTGATACCACCGTCGTCTTGGCTTGGAAACCAGGTGAAGCGCTTCAGCAGGGGCTTATCACGGATGTGGATAATGACACCGTGACCATCTACCGTACCAAGTTCCCTAATGGCACTGTGGATGCGTTCCGTGGTTACATTAACTCGCTTGGTAAAGCGGTGACGGTGAAAGATAAAATCACCCGTACTGTGAAGTTCAAGCAAGTGGGCAAACCAATCACCGCAGAGCAGCTGTTGATTGATGAAGCCGAAGCTGCAGCTGCAGGAGAGTAATAATGGCTCAGACGTTTTTAAAAACGATGCTGACAACCGTGGGTGACCAAGAGGTCACCCTCACTCAATTGTCAGGTTTAGAACGTTTCGATTTCATTGAATATGTCGCTGAAATGGAAAAACCCGCAATGCCTGTGCATCCTGCTGACGATGCCTCTCCGAGTGAAAAAGAAGCATATTTAGACAGCATCAATAAGGTTCTGCATCAATTTAACAAGCTGACTTTTATCGGTCAGGCCCGTTTGGCGGCTTATGGCTGTAAAAGCTTTGGTGAAGACATTGAACAACGTCATCAGTTTGTGATGGCGAACTTCACCACCGAGCAGGTTAAGCACATTCATGATGAAGTTGCAGTCCTATCTGGCATTCCTCTGAATAATGGTGATGAGGCTGAATCTTCTGAAAACCAACATGAGTCAGCGGAGCCTATCGACCCAAAGCAGTAGTCCTGGCTGAAAAATCCTTTGCTCAAAAGCTGGCACGAGAATTTAACGTCTTGTGCTGGCGTAGCGCGTTGGCGTCCATCAGTGGCGAAGCCGTTGTTGAGTGGCAGGAGTATTTTGCGACGCATGGTTTTAGCTTTGAAATGGACAACTGGCGATTTGCTGTCGCCTGCGCGTCAAACTGGAACATCACGGCTATGGCGGCGGGTATTAAACTCGATACGCCTGCATCCCCGAGTGATTTTTTTCCAAATCCAGAACCCACCGAACCCGTTGAATATGATGATGAGCAGTTGATGGCTATGTCCGCATCTGCAGGAGGAGTACGCTTTGAGTACCCAAGTAGCTGACTTTAATATCCGATTTAATACGGAAAGTGCGCAGTTCAACAAAGATGTTGAGTACGCAAAAAAAATGCTTCGTGGTTACGCCAGTGAAGCGAATGCTGCGAATGATGCAACCCGTAGTTTCGATCAAAAGCTGAACGTGGCAGGTTCGAGCATCAAAGCGTTAGGTCTCGGTGTGGCAGGGGCAGCGGGTCTCATAGCATCAGGAGTAACAGCTGCAGCTACGGCAGCAGCGCTATTTGTTAAGCATAGTGCAGATCAAGGCCGCGAAATCGAGCGCATGGCTACCGTTGCACAAGTGTCGGTTGAACAAATCCAAGCCTTGGGTTACGCCTCTGAGCAATACAGTATCAGCGGCGATAAGATGGCCGACATCTTAAAAGATACCAACGATAAATTAGGGGAGTTTGCCTCAACTGGCGGCGGTCAGTTTAAAGACTTTTTTGAGAATGTGGCTCCAAAAGTCGGGCTTACCGTTCAAGAGTTGAGCAAGCTCTCCAGTCCTGAAGTGTTAGTGGCCGTTAAACAGGCCATGGACGATGCCAATGTGCCAATGAAGGCACAAATTACTTATCTTGAGGCGATAGCGGATGAAGCCTCTGCACTGATGCCTTTGCTCGATAATCACGGTGCCAAGCTGTATGAGATCACGGGGAAATACCGTGACTTAAATGTGGCAATGTCTGAAGCAGACATCCAGAAATTCAAAGACCTCGATCAAAAGATGAATGATGTTGGTCTGAAGATGCAGCGAGCTTTTGCCAATGCTGCGCTCGGGGCTAGTGATCAAATTGATTGGGTAACAGAAAAACTCACGATTGCCGTTGATAGCTGGGGTGCAGCATTTGACAGCTGGTCTAATAACCCAAGAACTGAAAATGGGTTAGTCAAAAAACTCTCAGAGCTTAGAAGTGAAGTAAAAAAACTGACTAATGAGCGCAAAGAGTTGCTCGATGATTTTAAAGAGTATGACAATGTCAACGAAGCCGAACTGCCGAAAATTAATCTCAATCCATGGGGGCAGAGTCAAAATGAGCTCTTCAATCTCAATTCTCGACTTGGTCTAGTAGACAGACAACTGGCGGAAAAGAATGCAGAAATCGATCGGCTGCAGAAAAAGTACAACGTTACTCGGTTTGGGATGAACTACAGGGATCAACCTGCCATTCGAAAAAACAATGAATCTGTTGACCCTGTTGTTGATGAAGAGACAGTAAAGCTGCAAAAGACTGGTGCTACTCGTCTTGCTTCTTTGGATATGCAATACGCGAATGAGCGTGAAAAAATGCGTTTGGCGCATGATGATCGCTTAGCTGATATTGAAGCGTTGAACATATCAGAGGAAGAGCTGAAGAAAAGAGGCTATGAATCCCTTGAAGCTTTGCGAACTGAGTATAGAGACCGAGAGAATGCTTTTTATGCCAAGGAGCAAGAAGACTATAACCTTCGCCAAGATGAAGCTATTCAGCGAGAGTTAGACGCCTTTGCCAAAAAGGAAGAAGAAAAGACCCGTATAGCGGAAGCAGCCGCTAAAGATAGAGCTGAAAAAGAAAAGCAGATAGATAATCAGGTTTTGCAAATGAAGTACCAAGTTGCAGGACAAAGTTTAGGTTTGATTGCGGCGACAGCAAAAGAAGGTTCAAAAATTCAAAAGGTGGCGTTTGCTGCAGAGAAAGTATTAGCAGCCTCGCAAGTTTATATTCATGGTGAAGTTGCGGCTGCAAAAGCACTTGAGCTTGGCAGTCCTGCTGGGAATATACAAGCAGAAACGATTCGAGCTTTAGCAAGAGCCAGTATGGTTATGATTATGGGGCAAGCAATCGCTGGTATGGCTCACAATGGTATGTCCTCCATCCCAGAAGAAGGTACCTGGTTGCTAAACAAGGGAGAACGGGTTTATACCAATGAGTCGGCTAACCAAATCGACTCGATGTATCAAGCTATCA includes:
- a CDS encoding phage tail protein; this translates as MTTIDRQLTFAVKNLSGLQTKAVPKASAMAINRIATRAVVHSIKDAAKAVKVKQKVLRPRATINKASAARPVAYVRVRRNELPAISIDTARTQVKRKKGKMQISRSVRGEGGRYVKRELSGNTSIVVGRHKFKDAFIQQLKNGRWHIMQRTSDRRYPIEVCKVPVSNEITTAFERNSSRLMKTDMPKELVSAMQQQVRLVIRRDVARGN
- the gpU gene encoding phage tail terminator protein, which gives rise to MEINDLIRKQVIADLTAALNPEEGEPTIVTFFNGLPSYIEVPQDPLDDDVGDLPAIAVALADGQMIEADMSENTWSATLIVRIYLLANTHVDAELDEIGKKVLSTIGAHYSGNGLLDTCNRSGFEYGRDDEQPWGMLDLLFKIEYIEEV
- a CDS encoding phage tail tube protein; the protein is MAEETTKSIKGAGTSFWRLKAGTDEATLTYADYLADTKWDRLANVKEITPGEITVEDEDDTYLDDAEAAWTKTTPGQKSAGDTTVVLAWKPGEALQQGLITDVDNDTVTIYRTKFPNGTVDAFRGYINSLGKAVTVKDKITRTVKFKQVGKPITAEQLLIDEAEAAAAGE
- a CDS encoding phage minor tail protein domain-containing protein; its protein translation is MAQTFLKTMLTTVGDQEVTLTQLSGLERFDFIEYVAEMEKPAMPVHPADDASPSEKEAYLDSINKVLHQFNKLTFIGQARLAAYGCKSFGEDIEQRHQFVMANFTTEQVKHIHDEVAVLSGIPLNNGDEAESSENQHESAEPIDPKQ
- a CDS encoding phage tail assembly protein T encodes the protein MASISGEAVVEWQEYFATHGFSFEMDNWRFAVACASNWNITAMAAGIKLDTPASPSDFFPNPEPTEPVEYDDEQLMAMSASAGGVRFEYPSS